A genomic region of Serratia fonticola contains the following coding sequences:
- the fadB gene encoding fatty acid oxidation complex subunit alpha FadB, whose protein sequence is MLYQGETLQVRWLDNGIAELVFNAPGSINKLDTNTVASLGAAIDVLEKQTELKGLLLRSSKAAFIVGADITEFLSLFAAPAEKLHEWLVFANSIFNRLEDLPVPTIAAINGYALGGGCECILATDFRIASPDARIGLPETRLGIMPGFGGSVRLPRLLGNDSALEIIAAGKDIGAKDALKVGLVDAVVAPEKLVEAALKILQQAIDGQLDWRAYRQPKLEPLKLSPIEAAMSFTMAKGMVQQTAGKHYPAPMTAVKTIEAAAKLGREDALKLETASFVPLAHSNEARALVGIFLNDQFVKGQAKKLAKNVEAPKQAAVLGAGIMGGGIAYQSALKGVPVIMKDISEKSLTLGMTEAAKLLNKQLERGKLDGLKMAQVLSTIQPTLDYAGIERAQLIVEAVVENPKVKAAVLSEVEGLIGEDSVLASNTSTIPINHLAKSLKRPQNFCGMHFFNPVHRMPLVEIIRGEHTSDSTIAAVVAYATRMGKTPIVVNDCPGFFVNRVLFPYFAGFSLLLRDGADFRQIDKVMEKQFGWPMGPAYLLDVVGIDTAHHAQAVMANGFPERMSKTYRDAIDVMFDNQRFGQKNQLGFYRYSQDSKGKPRKDNDEQTDALLAEVSQPAQTLSSDEIIARMMIPMINEVVRCLEEGIVASPAEADMALVYGIGFPPFHGGAFRYLDTLGTANYVEMAQRYAHLGALYQVPAGLRAKAERNESYYPVATAALSDIATGQPA, encoded by the coding sequence ATGCTCTACCAAGGCGAAACATTACAAGTACGCTGGCTCGACAACGGCATCGCCGAGCTGGTGTTCAACGCCCCAGGCTCGATCAACAAGCTGGATACCAATACCGTTGCCAGCCTGGGTGCCGCAATTGACGTGCTGGAAAAACAAACCGAGCTGAAAGGGCTGCTGCTGCGTTCTTCCAAAGCCGCATTCATTGTAGGGGCCGATATCACCGAGTTCCTCTCGTTGTTTGCCGCACCAGCAGAAAAACTGCACGAATGGCTGGTCTTTGCCAACAGCATCTTTAATCGCCTGGAAGATTTGCCAGTACCAACCATTGCTGCCATTAATGGTTATGCATTGGGCGGGGGCTGCGAATGCATCCTGGCGACCGACTTCCGTATTGCATCCCCAGATGCCCGTATCGGCCTGCCGGAAACCAGGCTGGGTATCATGCCTGGCTTTGGGGGCTCCGTACGTTTACCTCGCTTGCTGGGTAACGACAGCGCGCTGGAAATCATTGCCGCCGGCAAAGATATCGGCGCCAAAGATGCGCTGAAGGTCGGGTTGGTTGATGCGGTAGTCGCGCCAGAAAAACTGGTGGAAGCCGCACTGAAGATCCTGCAACAAGCGATCGATGGCCAACTTGACTGGCGAGCCTACCGTCAACCGAAGCTGGAACCGTTGAAGCTGAGCCCAATCGAAGCTGCAATGAGTTTCACTATGGCTAAAGGCATGGTGCAACAAACGGCAGGCAAACACTATCCCGCTCCAATGACCGCCGTAAAAACTATCGAAGCGGCAGCCAAACTGGGCCGCGAAGACGCCTTGAAGTTGGAAACCGCCAGCTTCGTACCGTTGGCCCACTCTAATGAAGCGCGTGCTCTGGTCGGTATTTTCCTCAACGATCAGTTCGTGAAAGGCCAAGCGAAAAAGCTGGCGAAAAACGTTGAAGCACCTAAGCAAGCCGCCGTACTGGGGGCCGGGATCATGGGGGGCGGTATCGCTTACCAATCTGCGCTCAAAGGCGTACCGGTGATCATGAAAGACATCAGTGAAAAATCGCTGACACTTGGTATGACTGAAGCCGCCAAACTGCTGAATAAGCAACTGGAGCGCGGCAAGCTGGATGGCCTGAAGATGGCACAAGTGCTGTCAACCATCCAACCCACCCTGGATTACGCTGGTATTGAACGAGCCCAACTGATTGTTGAGGCCGTGGTTGAAAATCCGAAGGTAAAAGCGGCCGTGTTGTCTGAGGTGGAAGGTCTAATCGGCGAAGATAGCGTATTAGCCTCTAACACCTCAACTATCCCGATTAATCACTTGGCGAAATCCTTGAAGCGCCCGCAAAACTTCTGCGGTATGCACTTCTTCAACCCAGTGCATCGCATGCCGCTGGTTGAAATTATTCGCGGTGAACATACCAGTGACAGCACCATTGCCGCCGTGGTTGCCTATGCCACTCGTATGGGTAAAACACCGATTGTGGTCAATGACTGCCCAGGATTCTTCGTTAACCGTGTGTTGTTCCCATATTTCGCTGGTTTCAGTCTGTTGCTGCGCGACGGTGCAGATTTCCGCCAGATCGACAAAGTAATGGAAAAACAATTCGGCTGGCCGATGGGCCCAGCTTATCTGCTGGACGTGGTGGGTATCGATACCGCGCACCACGCCCAGGCGGTGATGGCCAATGGCTTCCCTGAGCGCATGAGCAAAACGTATCGCGATGCTATCGATGTCATGTTCGATAACCAGCGCTTTGGCCAGAAAAACCAGTTGGGCTTCTACCGCTATAGCCAAGACAGCAAAGGCAAACCGCGTAAAGATAATGATGAACAAACCGATGCCTTGCTGGCTGAAGTGAGCCAACCGGCACAAACCCTCAGCAGTGATGAGATCATCGCACGCATGATGATCCCGATGATCAACGAAGTAGTACGCTGCCTGGAAGAAGGCATCGTGGCTAGCCCGGCGGAAGCAGATATGGCTCTGGTTTATGGTATCGGCTTCCCTCCGTTCCACGGTGGCGCATTCCGCTATCTCGATACGCTGGGTACCGCCAATTACGTCGAAATGGCACAGCGTTATGCCCATCTTGGCGCACTGTACCAGGTGCCAGCAGGCCTGCGAGCCAAAGCAGAGCGTAATGAAAGCTACTACCCGGTGGCGACAGCGGCGCTGTCTGATATCGCCACGGGCCAACCGGCATGA
- the fadA gene encoding acetyl-CoA C-acyltransferase FadA, with product MENVVIVDAVRTPMGRSKGGAFRQVRAEDLSAHLMRAVLSRNPALNAAEIDDIYWGCVQQTLEQGFNIARNAALLAEIPHNVPAVTVNRLCGSSMQALHDAARAIMVGDAQISLIGGVEHMGHVPMNHGVDFHPGLSRTVAKAAGMMGLTAEMLAKMHHISREMQDEFAARSHQRAHAATLAGYFKNEIIPTSGHDADGVLTRYDYDEVIRPETTVASLAALRPAFDPVNGTVTAGSSSALSDGASAMLIMSESRAKALGLKARARIRSMAVVGCDPSIMGYGPVPASKLALKRAGLSVQDIDLFELNEAFAAQSLPCIKDLGLLESIDDKVNLNGGAIALGHPLGCSGSRISTTLLNNMERRDVQFGLATMCIGLGQGIATVFERV from the coding sequence ATGGAAAACGTAGTTATTGTTGATGCCGTACGTACGCCAATGGGCCGTTCAAAAGGCGGGGCCTTCCGCCAGGTGCGTGCCGAAGATCTTTCTGCTCACCTGATGCGCGCCGTGCTAAGCCGTAACCCGGCGCTGAATGCTGCTGAAATCGATGATATTTATTGGGGTTGCGTGCAGCAAACGCTGGAGCAAGGCTTCAACATCGCCCGTAATGCGGCACTGCTGGCCGAAATCCCGCATAACGTTCCGGCAGTGACGGTGAACCGCCTATGTGGTTCATCCATGCAGGCTCTGCATGATGCCGCTCGCGCAATCATGGTCGGTGATGCGCAGATCAGCCTGATTGGCGGCGTGGAACATATGGGCCATGTGCCAATGAACCACGGTGTCGACTTTCACCCAGGCCTGAGCCGCACCGTAGCAAAAGCGGCGGGGATGATGGGATTGACCGCCGAAATGCTGGCTAAGATGCATCACATCAGCCGGGAAATGCAGGATGAATTTGCCGCTCGCTCTCACCAACGTGCCCATGCCGCCACGCTGGCGGGTTATTTCAAAAATGAAATTATCCCCACTAGTGGCCATGATGCCGACGGTGTACTCACCCGCTACGATTACGATGAAGTGATCCGCCCGGAAACCACCGTTGCCAGCCTGGCCGCGCTGCGCCCAGCATTTGATCCGGTGAACGGTACCGTAACGGCTGGGAGTTCTTCAGCCCTGTCCGACGGCGCTTCCGCGATGTTGATCATGAGCGAATCTCGTGCCAAAGCACTGGGTCTGAAAGCCCGCGCCCGTATTCGTTCGATGGCGGTAGTAGGATGCGATCCTTCGATCATGGGCTATGGCCCGGTTCCTGCCAGTAAACTGGCGCTGAAACGTGCTGGCCTGAGCGTGCAGGATATCGACCTGTTCGAATTGAATGAAGCCTTTGCCGCCCAGTCACTGCCTTGCATTAAAGATCTGGGGCTGCTGGAAAGTATCGACGATAAGGTTAACCTGAACGGTGGCGCGATTGCTCTGGGCCACCCATTAGGTTGTTCCGGTTCGCGTATCTCAACCACGCTGCTGAACAATATGGAACGCCGTGACGTGCAGTTCGGACTGGCGACCATGTGTATCGGCCTGGGTCAGGGGATCGCCACGGTGTTTGAACGCGTATAG
- the fre gene encoding NAD(P)H-flavin reductase: MTILSCKVTSVEAITDTVYRVRLVPEASFSFKAGQYLMVVMDERDKRPFSLASTPMQQDYIELHIGASELNLYAMAVMDRVLKEQAITVDIPHGDAWLREESTRPLVLIAGGTGFSYARSILLTALEQQPDRAISIYWGGRELKHLYDLSELEAISVQYPNLKVIPVVEQPEADWRGRSGTVLSAVLQDFGSLAEHDIYIAGRFEMAKIARERFCAERGALEAHMYGDAFSFI; encoded by the coding sequence ATGACAATATTGAGCTGTAAAGTGACCTCCGTAGAGGCCATCACCGATACCGTATATCGGGTACGTTTGGTGCCAGAGGCATCGTTTTCGTTCAAAGCAGGACAATACCTGATGGTGGTGATGGATGAGCGTGACAAACGTCCATTCTCTCTGGCTTCGACACCGATGCAACAGGACTATATCGAGCTGCATATCGGCGCTTCCGAGCTGAACCTGTATGCGATGGCGGTAATGGATCGCGTGTTGAAAGAGCAGGCTATCACCGTGGATATTCCGCACGGCGATGCCTGGTTGCGTGAAGAGAGCACACGCCCGCTGGTCCTGATCGCCGGTGGTACCGGGTTCTCTTATGCGCGCTCTATTCTGTTGACCGCACTCGAGCAGCAACCAGATCGCGCTATCTCTATTTACTGGGGCGGGCGCGAGCTTAAGCATCTGTATGACCTTAGCGAACTGGAAGCTATCTCGGTGCAGTATCCGAATCTGAAGGTGATCCCGGTGGTTGAGCAGCCGGAAGCCGATTGGCGTGGTCGCAGTGGCACGGTGTTAAGCGCCGTATTGCAGGATTTCGGCTCTTTGGCCGAGCATGACATCTATATTGCTGGGCGCTTTGAGATGGCGAAAATTGCCCGTGAGCGTTTCTGTGCAGAACGCGGGGCACTGGAAGCGCATATGTATGGTGATGCCTTCTCGTTTATCTGA
- the ubiD gene encoding 4-hydroxy-3-polyprenylbenzoate decarboxylase: MPSSLAVIMISMKYRDLRDFLSLLEKRGELKRIRQPIDPYLEMTEIADRTLRAGGPALLFENPKGYDMPVLCNLFGTPKRVAMGMGQEDVSALREVGKLLAFLKEPEPPKGFRDLFDKVPKFKQVLNMPTKVLGSAPCQEQVWQGDDVDLGRIPVMHCWPEDAAPLVTWGLTVTRGPHKERQNLGIYRQQVLGKNKLIMRWLSHRGGALDYLEWCQTHPGERFPVAVALGADPATILGAVTPVPDNLSEYAFAGLLRGNKTEVVKCLSNDLEVPASAEIVLEGYIEQGEVAPEGPYGDHTGYYNEIDHFPVFTVTHITQRRDAIYHSTYTGRPPDEPAVMGVALNEVFVPILQKQFPEIVDFYLPPEGCSYRLAVVTIKKQYAGHAKRVMMGVWSFLRQFMYTKFVIVCDDDVNARDWNDVIWAITTRMDPARDTVLVENTPIDYLDFASPVSGLGSKMGLDATNKWPGETQREWGRPIQMDENVRARVDEIWDELAIFSDREPTL; this comes from the coding sequence ATGCCCTCCTCACTGGCCGTTATAATGATCAGCATGAAATACCGTGACTTACGCGATTTCCTCTCGTTGCTGGAAAAGAGAGGGGAACTAAAACGCATCCGCCAGCCGATTGATCCCTATCTGGAAATGACAGAAATTGCCGATCGTACCTTGCGTGCGGGCGGACCTGCGCTGCTGTTTGAAAATCCGAAAGGATACGACATGCCGGTGCTGTGCAATCTGTTTGGTACACCTAAGCGCGTGGCGATGGGGATGGGGCAGGAAGACGTCAGTGCATTGCGCGAAGTCGGCAAGCTGTTGGCGTTCCTCAAGGAGCCTGAACCCCCGAAAGGTTTTCGCGATCTGTTCGATAAAGTCCCCAAATTCAAGCAAGTGCTGAATATGCCAACCAAGGTGCTGGGCTCTGCCCCATGCCAGGAGCAGGTATGGCAGGGAGATGATGTCGATCTGGGACGTATTCCAGTCATGCACTGCTGGCCGGAAGATGCTGCTCCGCTGGTAACCTGGGGGCTGACGGTGACGCGTGGTCCGCATAAAGAGCGCCAGAATCTGGGCATCTATCGCCAACAGGTATTGGGCAAGAATAAGCTGATAATGCGTTGGCTTTCGCATCGTGGCGGCGCGCTGGATTATCTGGAATGGTGCCAGACGCACCCGGGAGAACGCTTCCCGGTCGCGGTTGCCTTGGGCGCCGATCCGGCCACGATCCTGGGCGCGGTGACGCCAGTGCCGGATAATCTCTCTGAATATGCATTTGCCGGGCTATTGCGTGGCAACAAAACCGAAGTGGTCAAATGCCTTTCCAACGATCTTGAGGTCCCGGCCAGTGCCGAGATTGTGCTGGAAGGGTATATCGAGCAAGGGGAAGTGGCACCGGAAGGGCCTTACGGTGACCATACCGGTTACTATAATGAAATCGACCACTTCCCGGTATTTACCGTTACCCATATTACCCAGCGGCGTGATGCGATTTATCATTCAACCTACACGGGCCGCCCGCCGGATGAGCCAGCGGTGATGGGGGTGGCACTGAACGAAGTGTTCGTGCCAATCCTGCAAAAACAGTTCCCGGAAATCGTCGATTTCTATCTGCCGCCGGAAGGGTGCTCTTACCGTCTGGCGGTGGTCACCATCAAAAAACAGTACGCCGGGCATGCTAAACGCGTAATGATGGGGGTCTGGTCCTTCCTGCGCCAGTTTATGTATACCAAATTTGTTATCGTATGCGATGACGACGTAAATGCGCGTGACTGGAATGACGTGATTTGGGCGATCACCACCCGAATGGATCCGGCAAGGGATACCGTGTTGGTGGAGAATACCCCAATTGATTATCTGGACTTCGCTTCGCCAGTTTCCGGACTTGGGTCGAAGATGGGCTTGGACGCTACCAATAAATGGCCGGGAGAAACCCAGCGTGAGTGGGGCCGCCCGATTCAGATGGATGAAAACGTGCGTGCGCGCGTCGATGAGATCTGGGATGAGCTCGCCATATTTAGCGACAGAGAACCGACATTATAA
- the pepE gene encoding dipeptidase PepE produces MELFLLSNGKLSGEAELLGYAKSQLLAMIERRNITSAVFIPYAMIRGDYDQRAGELAQTLGIKVTSIHHAESPAEAIAQAECILVSGGNTWMLNLMLHENGLIVPIQRAVREREVPYVGWSAGCNVATPSIRTTNDMPVRNSVVLPALGLFPVQINPHYIDAHISGHMGETRDERLAEFCAVNPSESVVALREGSLLHVNGNDLHYFSAKQQGFKVFRHGVETQEYQDTLALRPLVPFICH; encoded by the coding sequence ATGGAACTTTTTTTGCTGAGTAACGGTAAGCTTTCTGGCGAAGCCGAACTGCTCGGTTATGCCAAGAGCCAACTGTTGGCCATGATTGAACGCCGTAACATCACGTCAGCCGTATTTATTCCTTATGCCATGATCCGCGGTGATTACGACCAGCGTGCGGGGGAACTGGCGCAGACATTGGGTATCAAGGTCACCAGTATTCATCATGCCGAGTCGCCAGCAGAGGCGATAGCCCAGGCAGAGTGTATTTTGGTCAGCGGCGGCAATACCTGGATGCTGAACCTGATGCTGCATGAAAATGGCCTGATTGTGCCAATTCAGCGTGCCGTGCGTGAGCGTGAAGTGCCCTATGTCGGTTGGAGTGCAGGCTGCAATGTGGCGACGCCAAGCATCCGTACCACCAACGATATGCCGGTACGTAACAGCGTGGTGCTGCCAGCATTGGGCCTGTTCCCGGTACAGATTAACCCACACTATATTGACGCTCACATCAGCGGTCACATGGGGGAAACCCGTGATGAGCGCCTGGCGGAGTTCTGTGCGGTTAACCCCAGCGAGTCGGTTGTGGCACTGCGTGAAGGCAGCCTGCTGCATGTTAACGGCAACGATCTGCATTACTTCAGCGCCAAACAGCAGGGGTTTAAAGTGTTCCGTCATGGCGTGGAGACGCAGGAGTATCAGGATACGTTGGCATTACGTCCCTTAGTGCCGTTCATCTGCCACTGA
- the rfaH gene encoding transcription/translation regulatory transformer protein RfaH, which translates to MESWYLLYCKRGQLLRAQEHLVRQQVNCLSPIITLEKIIRGKRTSVSEPLFPNYLFVEFDPERIHTTTISATRGVSHFVRFGALPAQIPMQVIEELQTHSDKHYVDPETPQPGDTVLITDGVFEGLHAIYTEPDGEARSMLLLNLINKQINQSIDNRQFQKL; encoded by the coding sequence ATGGAATCTTGGTATTTACTCTATTGTAAGCGCGGTCAGCTCTTACGGGCGCAGGAACACCTGGTACGGCAACAAGTGAACTGTCTAAGCCCAATTATCACGTTGGAAAAAATCATTCGAGGCAAACGCACCTCAGTCAGCGAGCCGTTGTTTCCCAACTATCTGTTTGTGGAGTTCGATCCGGAGCGGATCCACACCACCACAATCAGCGCAACCCGAGGTGTCAGCCACTTCGTGCGTTTTGGTGCCTTACCCGCTCAGATCCCCATGCAGGTCATTGAAGAGTTGCAGACACATAGTGATAAACACTATGTCGATCCGGAAACGCCGCAGCCTGGCGATACGGTATTGATTACCGATGGCGTGTTCGAGGGGCTGCATGCGATTTATACCGAACCGGATGGAGAAGCCCGTTCCATGCTGCTGCTCAATCTGATCAACAAACAGATTAATCAGAGCATTGATAACCGGCAATTCCAGAAGCTTTAA
- the hemB gene encoding porphobilinogen synthase, giving the protein MSYAFPGTFPGRRMRRVRRHDFSRRLVAENQLTVNDLIYPVFVMEGNNRQEAVASMPGVSRMTLDLLLKEAETIAKLGVPVLSLFPVIEPGLKSLHAEEAYNPQGLVQRTVRALKDAVPELGILTDVALDPYTTHGQDGVIDEHGYVLNDISKEILVRQALSHAEAGAEIVAPSDMMDGRIGAIRDQMELQGLVNTQIMAYSAKYASCYYGPFRDALGSTGNLKGGNKKTYQMDPANSDEALQEIAQDLQEGADMVMVKPGMPYLDVVRRVKDTFGVPTFAYQVSGEYAMHMAAIQNGWLQEQPAVMESLLCFKRAGADGVLTYFAKRVAQWLHDDAMRR; this is encoded by the coding sequence ATGAGCTATGCATTTCCGGGTACTTTCCCAGGTCGCCGTATGCGCCGTGTGCGCCGTCATGATTTCAGCCGCCGTCTGGTGGCCGAGAATCAGCTGACGGTGAATGACCTGATTTACCCGGTATTCGTCATGGAAGGCAATAACCGTCAGGAAGCGGTTGCTTCTATGCCCGGCGTATCGCGCATGACCCTCGATCTGCTGCTCAAAGAGGCGGAAACTATCGCCAAACTCGGTGTGCCTGTGCTCTCCTTGTTCCCGGTGATTGAACCAGGTCTGAAATCACTACACGCGGAGGAAGCCTATAATCCGCAGGGGTTGGTACAGCGTACCGTGCGTGCACTGAAAGATGCTGTGCCGGAGCTGGGGATCCTGACCGATGTCGCGCTTGACCCTTACACCACCCATGGCCAGGACGGGGTGATTGACGAACATGGCTACGTGCTCAACGATATCAGCAAAGAGATCCTGGTGCGTCAGGCACTCTCCCATGCGGAGGCCGGTGCCGAAATTGTCGCCCCCAGTGATATGATGGATGGTCGTATTGGTGCTATCCGCGATCAGATGGAACTGCAAGGTTTGGTGAATACCCAGATCATGGCGTATTCCGCTAAATATGCTTCCTGTTACTACGGACCCTTCCGCGATGCGTTGGGTTCAACCGGCAACCTGAAAGGCGGCAATAAGAAAACCTATCAGATGGATCCGGCCAACAGCGACGAAGCGCTGCAGGAAATTGCCCAGGATCTGCAGGAAGGGGCGGACATGGTGATGGTGAAGCCGGGGATGCCGTATCTGGACGTGGTTCGTCGTGTCAAAGACACTTTCGGGGTACCCACCTTTGCCTATCAGGTTTCCGGTGAATATGCCATGCATATGGCCGCAATCCAGAATGGCTGGTTGCAGGAGCAACCGGCGGTGATGGAATCGCTGCTGTGCTTTAAGCGTGCTGGTGCCGATGGTGTGCTGACGTACTTCGCCAAGCGAGTAGCCCAGTGGCTGCATGATGATGCGATGCGCCGTTAA
- the tatD gene encoding 3'-5' ssDNA/RNA exonuclease TatD, with amino-acid sequence MFDIGVNLTSSQFAKDARQVVERAHLAGLTGLLITGTNAQQSAAASALAQQHRGYCWSTAGVHPHDASSWNDEVAEGIRQLALHPEVVAIGECGLDFNRNFSTPAQQEAAFSAQLALAAELGMPVFLHCREAHARFAALLKPWLDKLPAAVVHCFTGTAEELEGCLALGLSIGITGWVCDERRGLELRALLPQIPAERLLLETDAPYLLPRDLHPKPASRRNEPCFLPHIVRQVAVWRGEDPEWLGKKTDENARRLFRLV; translated from the coding sequence ATGTTTGATATCGGCGTCAATCTTACCAGTTCGCAATTTGCCAAAGATGCCCGGCAGGTGGTTGAGCGTGCTCATCTTGCTGGCCTGACGGGGCTGCTGATTACCGGCACCAACGCACAACAAAGCGCGGCCGCCAGTGCTTTGGCGCAACAGCATCGCGGCTATTGCTGGTCTACGGCGGGGGTACACCCCCATGATGCCAGCAGTTGGAATGATGAGGTAGCCGAAGGTATCCGCCAGCTTGCACTCCACCCTGAAGTGGTGGCGATAGGTGAATGTGGATTGGACTTTAATCGCAATTTTTCCACTCCAGCGCAGCAGGAGGCGGCATTCAGCGCTCAGTTGGCACTGGCCGCCGAACTCGGCATGCCGGTATTCCTGCATTGTCGTGAGGCTCACGCACGTTTTGCAGCACTGCTGAAGCCTTGGTTGGATAAACTGCCTGCCGCGGTGGTGCACTGTTTTACCGGTACTGCCGAAGAACTGGAGGGCTGTCTGGCACTTGGCCTGTCGATCGGAATTACCGGCTGGGTGTGTGATGAACGTCGAGGGCTTGAATTGCGAGCCTTACTGCCACAGATCCCCGCCGAACGTTTGTTGCTGGAAACCGATGCCCCTTATCTGTTGCCCCGGGATTTACACCCAAAACCTGCATCTCGCCGCAACGAACCCTGTTTTCTGCCCCATATCGTCCGGCAGGTTGCTGTCTGGCGGGGGGAAGACCCTGAGTGGCTGGGCAAGAAAACTGATGAGAACGCCCGCCGGCTCTTCCGGCTGGTCTGA
- the tatC gene encoding Sec-independent protein translocase subunit TatC has translation MAVEDTQPLISHLIELRKRLLNAIISVLVIFIVLVFFANDIYQLVSAPLIKQLPAGASMIATDVASPFFTPIKLTMMVSVFVAAPIILYQVWAFIAPALYKHERRLMMPLLVSSSLLFYLGMAFAYFIVFPLAFGFFAKTAPAGVMIATDISNYLSFVMALFMAFGVAFEVPVAIILLCWSGVVTPEDLRKKRPYVLVGAFVVGMLLTPPDVFSQTLLAIPMYLLFEVGVFCARFYVGKRRKPTEEEEGEEPPAPSP, from the coding sequence ATGGCCGTTGAAGATACCCAACCGCTTATCAGTCATTTGATTGAACTGCGTAAGCGGCTGTTGAATGCGATCATCAGCGTGCTGGTGATCTTTATCGTGTTGGTGTTTTTCGCCAACGATATCTATCAGTTGGTGTCTGCGCCGCTGATCAAACAGCTGCCCGCAGGGGCAAGCATGATTGCCACCGATGTGGCTTCGCCATTCTTTACCCCGATCAAGCTGACGATGATGGTTTCGGTGTTTGTTGCCGCGCCTATCATCCTCTATCAGGTCTGGGCGTTTATCGCGCCGGCGTTGTACAAGCATGAACGCCGTCTGATGATGCCGTTGCTGGTTTCCAGCAGCCTGTTGTTTTATCTGGGCATGGCCTTTGCCTACTTTATCGTGTTCCCGCTGGCCTTTGGCTTCTTTGCCAAAACGGCCCCTGCCGGGGTCATGATCGCCACGGACATCAGCAACTACCTGAGTTTTGTCATGGCGTTGTTTATGGCATTTGGTGTGGCCTTCGAGGTGCCGGTTGCCATTATCCTGCTGTGTTGGAGTGGCGTAGTTACGCCAGAAGATCTGAGAAAGAAACGTCCTTATGTGCTGGTCGGGGCTTTCGTGGTCGGTATGTTATTGACGCCGCCGGATGTCTTCTCGCAAACCCTGTTGGCGATCCCAATGTACCTGCTGTTTGAGGTTGGGGTGTTCTGTGCCCGCTTCTACGTCGGTAAACGGCGGAAACCTACAGAAGAAGAGGAAGGCGAAGAGCCACCAGCGCCCTCACCCTAA
- the tatB gene encoding Sec-independent protein translocase protein TatB, which yields MFDIGFSELLLILVIGLVVLGPERLPVAVRTVAGWIRALRSLAASVQNELSQELKLQELQESLKKAEKAGLQNLTPELKASMDELKEAAESLKRSYHADKDEPPHTIHNPLVTDPEAIHDGVTPADAATTASAPAAAPQPLEPVAAVEPPPAAPAVKPEQAPAMQAIQEPAAEKSPASQQPSGER from the coding sequence GTGTTTGACATTGGGTTTAGTGAACTGCTGCTGATACTGGTTATCGGTCTGGTGGTACTCGGGCCAGAACGCTTGCCGGTTGCGGTCAGAACAGTTGCGGGCTGGATCCGGGCGCTGCGTTCTCTGGCAGCTTCGGTGCAGAATGAACTCTCGCAGGAATTAAAACTGCAGGAGTTGCAGGAAAGCCTGAAGAAGGCGGAGAAGGCTGGCCTGCAGAATCTGACGCCTGAACTTAAAGCGTCGATGGACGAACTGAAAGAGGCGGCAGAGTCGCTGAAGCGTTCTTATCATGCCGATAAGGATGAGCCCCCGCATACGATCCATAACCCATTGGTTACCGATCCCGAGGCTATTCATGATGGGGTGACCCCGGCGGATGCGGCAACCACCGCTTCGGCTCCGGCGGCGGCCCCGCAACCGTTGGAACCTGTTGCCGCCGTGGAACCCCCGCCTGCAGCCCCCGCGGTGAAGCCTGAGCAAGCCCCTGCAATGCAGGCCATTCAAGAGCCTGCGGCGGAAAAATCCCCTGCGTCTCAACAACCTAGTGGCGAACGTTAA
- the tatA gene encoding Sec-independent protein translocase subunit TatA — MGGISIWQLLIIAVIVVLLFGTNKLRTLGSDLGASIKGFKKAIGDDTTPPTNTTEKNSHDADFAAKPITDKQPEVKTEESKNKEQV; from the coding sequence ATGGGCGGTATTAGTATCTGGCAATTGTTGATCATCGCGGTGATCGTGGTGCTGCTGTTTGGTACCAATAAACTCCGTACGCTGGGTTCCGACCTGGGTGCATCAATCAAGGGTTTTAAAAAGGCAATCGGCGACGACACCACTCCGCCGACCAATACGACGGAAAAAAACAGCCATGACGCTGACTTTGCGGCCAAGCCTATCACTGATAAGCAGCCGGAAGTGAAAACGGAAGAGTCGAAGAACAAAGAGCAGGTATAA